The region CCAGGGAGGAAGTTGAATGAAACGACCTCTAAAAGACCTCATGGCCCTAAGACTTTTAGATTCTCTGAATGCTTGAATGTGTAAGACAGAGAAGCTCACCTTCAGGGGCTCCATCCACACCATGCACCctgccctctttccttcctccccacagAGTGTGCTCGGGTGTTCCACACAGGCGGCGCGAGGCTGGTGCTGTGCGGCAAGAACTGGGAGAGGCTAGAGAATCTGTACGATGCCTTGGTCAGCGTGGCTGACCCCAGCAAGGTGAGGCCTTCAGCAGCCAGCTTGGGGAACTCATGGGTACCCTTAGCCTTCGTTGAGTATCAAAGAGCCACCGTTTGGTCATAAGGGTGAGATTTGGCAGTTACTTCTGGAGAATGTAAGGCAATGGTCTCCCTAATCTTGACACAGGCATGTCTGCCAGTCATCAGGGGTCACCTCATTTTGATCACTTAGCATGCCAAAAATGTGTTCTCTGGCCactgcctcccctccacccccaccccattctcttTAAGTCAGATTCCAAGAGGGTCCAGGAGATGGTGTATGTCACAGGTATAATACTTCAAGTgatattttcttcaaagaaatctGTGGAATGAAATCCCCTTCTAAGAAGTCACCTGGGAGGTGCACACATTTCAATGCCACTACAGTTTTCAAAGCATTTCTGTAGAGTTGCCTAGGAAATTGCCTTCAAAGCTCTCTtcagggtattttttttaaaaatatttgccctTGATGTTGAATTTGGGTTTTGGAAATAGAAATAATTCAGATCTAAGTATTGTATTTGAAAAGATGGAGCCCATAAGACATCACCCTTCAAGGTATGTTTCTTGGGATGTTATTAGGTACAGTATTGGGTAAAATGAGATTCTGAAGGCAACTGTGGTGGAACTCTTGAGTTAAGTAAGCCAGGTTTTTCTGATTGATTATTTTACCACAGGACTTTTCAGAGCCTTTGATGTGCTAATGAGCATTGTGGACCTTCAAAAAGAACATTTAATACTCTCTGTTTCCCAAACAAATTTGACCAGGGCACCTCTTGTCAAAGCATACCTCAGGACCAGTGATTGTTAAACACTGAGACCACACTTACCACGCGGtgtcacccacattcccctccgtACCCTCTACGCACAGAGTCTGGATGGCAGCAAGTGTCGAGGGCTGCCcacagtgactggcacacagACGGTGCCCCCAGCTTGTGTCGAGGGCATGATTTTGATCAAAAACAAGATGTGGCTGCAAAGATAGGTGTGGCTgcagtacaaatgggtagttacaaaaTCACAGGTTGCAAAGCACAGCATAGGACTATAGTCAATAATGTAATAACCATGCATGATGTCacgtgggtactagacttatggggggggtcactttgtaagttatataaatgtctagccactatgctgtacacctgaaactaatataatattgagtgtcaagtataattgaaaatttgccctggctggcgtagctcagtggatagagcgagggctgggaaccaaagtgtcccagcttcaattcccagccagggtacattcatgggttgcaggccataacccccagcaaccgcacattgatgcttctctctcttcctctccctctctctctctctctctctcctccctcccttccctctctaaaaaaaataaataaaatctttaaaaaaaagaaagaaaatttaaaaaagaattttaaagctgGATGTGGCTTATAAGCCAGTTGGAAAGCCATTTCCCGAAAGCTCAGAAGTGTCTTTGCCAATGACGTCAGTGCAGCAGTCagagcacagcctcccctgggcAGGGCGCCACCACTGAGAGTGGGTCGTTGTGGCCGTGTGGCCAGAGGTTCACTCTTAGCGACTGCCTGTTTGCATGTTGGGGCTATTGCTCTTGTTGCCACTGCTCTGGTCCCCGAGAATGCATTCTGCATCATTTTCCCCTGGTCACTCCtgttttttctcatcatttttggTAGTCATTTTGCGTGCTCCAAATTTCTGACTTTCAAAAGAGGTGGCTGTGAGACCGAAGGAACACACAGCCTGAAGCGGGGGCTGtgcccacatgtgccctgactgtgtcGTTGGTTCCGCAGACATTCACCCCGAAGCTGGTCCTCTTAGATCTTGCAGACATTGGCTGCGTGCAGGACGTGGCCAAAGAGGTCCTGGACTGCTATGGCTGCGTGGACATCCTCATCAACAATGCCAGTGTGAAGGTGAAGGGGCCTGCCGATAAGATCTCCCTGGAGCTGGACAAAAAGATCATGGATGCCAATTACTTTGGGCCCATCACCCTGACCAAAGGTCTCGTGAGTTTGACCTTCCTCTGGACTTCTGGGCCACTGGCTGCTAGAGAGGGCTCTTTTATGTGGACAGATGGTCATCCAGTTCTAGATGGAGTCTACAGCCCCTCTCAGAAAAATCCTTACTTATGTGGTGGAAGCTTTCAACATTCTGACTATAAATGTTAGTGAAAGAAAAGGGACTTTGGAAGTATCTTACTGGTGTATTCCAACCTCCCTCTCTCTGAGTGAAACCTGTTTCCCAAGCCCTTTGCTTTCCCCCTTCTTCTTATTTATGTCCATGGCTCCCTTCCAATCCTATTTCATGTCTCTGGACCATAGTCTTCATGCTTTGTATGTATTTTGATATGTCAGCCCTGCGGTTGACCTGCTTCTGACCATGACAGTCGTTCAAGGGTAAAGCTTCTGTCTTCctcaatgaagcagaaaacaGTTTATCCCCAAAGTACAAGAGACCCAGAATCCCTTTGCAGGAAACGGGGGAGGCAGGAATCCCTTTTAAGTGTACAATGGTGGTTCCTGTTTGGAGATTTTTCATTGCCAAGTTCAAGTACAGGTCTGAAGCCTAGGGGTTTGGGGCTAGAGATGACATGGACTAGAACCAAGAGTTGAAGCCCTTTTTGCACAAAAAAGCTTACCAAACAGAACCCTGAGGGGGAATACAACCATGGAGAATTTCTACATTTAGGGAGTGGGGTTCCCTGGTAGAAGCTGAGAAAGTATGATTTTAGATCCCCCTTCTCTACAGCCAGGGTCTCCAtgacaaataaggaaaaaaaatctcaggcaGGAAGATGACCTCCCAGAGCTTCTACAATGGTCCCCCAGAGATAACGGTTTCCTTCAGCCCCACCCCCGGGGACTTGCTAAGCTGTGTCCTTCAGTTAACCTGTGAGAGTCCGGGGTTCCCTGGCACCAAAATGAGGAAAGCACAGAGTGGAATGGAAAAGGCCGGCATGGGTTTATCCTCCGGGTCGAGCCTCTAACTTGCTGAGACCTGGCTCTACTCACTAGTCCTGAGTTTCCTTCTGCCCGTCTCGAACACACAGGCAGTGGGTTTAACTGACCATTCAGAAAGTTGAGTCTTTTGATTTTTGCTATATTTCTATCCCACCTATATTGTTATTACTTCCTATCTGCCtctgaattttctcatttttaagttagttttaaaagaaaatctttataatatcatcataaattaaaaaaccttttctctctccataaataaaacctgaaatcAAAACAAAGTACATACTAAATTCTCCCAAGACACAGGGCTGAGGTCCGTCCCCTCTCTGTTAGAAGATGAGCAGGTGCAAGGCGGCGTCTAGGACGCCTGAGAACCAACACGGGACTTCCTGGGGGGGCCCACAGAGGAACTGAAAAGGGACTGCCTGTCTCACCGTTGAGATCAGTGTCACTCCATGCACAGGAGTCAGCCATTTACGATCTCCCAGCAATTcgccagctgagcccagcccaggcttAGCAGAGCGAGTGAATCACGGCCGGGGCCCAGTCCATAGTGGTCCTGGTcccggggagggagaggggcatcTGGAGGAgaggtctgcctgctgctgcccaaCTTGGTCTCAGATTTTTCACCCCGACTCCTTGTCCTGCGCTTTCCAGCCCTGCTTCCCAACATGATCTCCCGGAGGACAGGCCAAATCGTGCTGGTGAACAACATCCAGGGAAAGCTTGGAATCCCATTCCGCACCGCTTGTAAGTTGCCAAGACAAAGATGTTTTGTCATATGTTGCGTGTCTTGTAAGACAAGAGATGTTGTGTCAAGGACTAGGCCTATGGTTACCTGGGAGAGGAAGGCCCAGAAAGGAAATGGTTTGTGGGTTTTTCTTTCAACCCTTCAGTTCCTATTTTGAGCACCTATGGCGTGCGGGTGACTATGGGAGACACTGAGACTTGGTCCCTCTCCCCCCGAAGCTCACATCTCATGGGCAGTCAGGACATGCCGTGACGCAGAGCACACTCCCAACACGGGTGCACAGGCCCAGCTCTGTCACCTCTGCAGACTTTACATTTCCCATCACTGGGATCGTGCAATATGAGTCCTTGCTGACCAGCTCATCCACTTAGCACATTGTCTCAAGGTTCCTCCATGCAGTAACGAGTGTCAGAGCTTCGTCTGTTTTTGCAGCGGGATAACATTCAGTCGTATAGACACACTGCGTTTTCTTTATCCATCATCTGCTGATGAGTGTTTGGGTTGTTTGTACTTCGGGCCATTGTACATaacgctgctgtgaacattcctgAGCAAGTGTTTGTGTGGAGACAGTCTCTAGATTTCGATGGTTAAGGGACTGCCAACCAGTTTTCCAAAGCGACCACCTTAGTCCAAACCCTTCCTGTGAAGGAATGGGAACTCTCGCTTAGGCCGGGCATTTTATATGTCAGTTCTCATTCGATCTTCACAACAATTTGGCAAGGGTGACATTATCCCCAGTTTAAAGATAAGACAAATGAGCTTCAGGAAAgtaaagtgatttgcccaaggctaCACAGTGGGCAGGCAGTAAACTACACTTAGCCCCAGCTCCACCTCTGTCCATCACTCCACAGGGGCTTTCTTTCCCCCTCCAGGACATGAGGGACAGAGCCCAgggactctctgggcctcagctctcATGCACCTCCTGGGAAGCAGGGTGGGGCCTGTACCCACCTCTGGCTGGTTTTCTTCCAGACGCTGCCTCCAAGCATGCTGTACTGGGCTTCTTTGACTGCCTCCGCGCTGAAGTGGAGGAATATGACGTCGTTGTCAGCACTGTGAGCCCGACTTTCATCCGGCCGTACCGTGTCCATCCCAGCCCAGGAAACTGGGAGGCCCCCATTTGGAAATGTGAGCTTTTCCAGGGAAGCCAGacgagcaggggctgggggcctcccgGAGGGTTTCACTGGGCCTGGGGGGTGTTCCTGGAGCGTGAGACTGGGAGTGGTGGGGCCCCTGCAACCAGCTAATGACAGGAAGGGGGCCCCAAACTTCAGTCCAAAGGCACCAGGTAGAGAGAATCCTAATCTGCAGCCAGCAGACCAGGGCCCAGTTGGGCTCAGTCActcactggctctgtgacctcagcCAGGGAACTGCCTGCCTCTGGCCCTCGCTTTCCCAGGTGGAATAGCCAGGATCTGGTCTTGAAGAACGGcctgctccctctctccacaGAAGGCAGCACAGAGTAGAGGCTCTGAGTCTGGGCACAGACTGCCCGAGTTTGAAGAGTGCCTCTGTCACATAGTGAATGCACACAAGCAATTCTCTTaatctccatgcctcagtttcccttttagAGACTGAGGGATGGTGGTAATATCTACCTCGTGGAGTCACTGGGAAAACTGAAGGTTCTGGCTTATAGGGGGTTCAGAATAGTGCTTATaacatagtaggtgctctgtGAATGCACCTTATTATTATGACTATTCTAGAATGCTCTCAACAGAAAGCTGCTGCGCTCTGCCCAAGGCTGTGACTGCATTAGGAAACCAAGATGAACCATGACGTGGGCACGTGGTTCCAGGAGGCTCTTGACAAGCGCAGCTTCACAACAACGATAAACATCCCCTAAATTCATCTGACACCTCTTTATTGTCTAAGCTCTTACCACTTCCACGGTTCTTAACCACCCTGTTAAGTTAATAGGGCAGGAAGCCAcgcccacttcacagatgaggaaactgaggtgttGAAGAGTAAAGTGTCAGCCCAGGGCCCCAAAGTCAGTGGCAGGCAGAGCTGGCCTGCAGCCCACGACTCGAGGCTGGGCACACATGACCCTGTCTTTGGGCTTGCAGAGGGCTCTGCCGAGCTGaggccctgacccctgacccctccgGGGCTCTGTAGTCTTTTTCAGGAAGCTGGCCTACGGGGTGCACGCAGTGGATGTGGCCGAGGAGGTGATGCGCACTGTGAGGCGGAAGAAGCAGGAGGTGTTCATGGCCAACCCCATCCCCAAGGCCGCGGTGTACGTCCGCACCTTCTTCCCCGAGTTCTTCTTCGCTGTGGTGGCCTGTGGGGTGAAGGAGAAGCTCCACGTCCCAGAGGAGGGTTAGCCACAGAGGGCAGTCGGTCACCCTGATGGGAATAAAGGCTTTCCTGGCTTGTGCTGGTTCTTCTGTCCTCTCAGCACAGGTCGAGGGGGCCCACACAGGCCACCTGCTAACCTGTCCTCCCTGGTGGGAGATGCTCACAAACCCCCTGAGCAAGGATGGTCCGGGGCCTCTGGGTGTCTCGGCTCAACATTCCCAGGACACACTTCCAGAACTTATTGACCCTGTAGGATGACAACTGAACAGAATAACAAGAGCCAGAATGGATCCAATGTCCCCCGCACCCTGCGtgcgcgcacgcgcgcgcgcgcacacacacacacacacacacacacacacactatggcCATCAGCTCACTTAGGAACTAACTTGGAAAACCACTTCCATCTTATTAACGGTGGCTTCCCAACATCAGCTTCCAGAGACAGAAGCAAGACTTGGCATCCCTTAAGGGCAGTCCTGCCAAGTAGGACTTTCTGCAGTGAtatgtcaacataagaaacatttaaacctataagaatttttatgactttatttgagCCCAACTGAccacaattgccaggaagcaaaatctcaacagattgagaaaatgctccagagaatggcagttgtgtaccttattttatacattacaattaAGGAGTCGCATGAAATTTGTTGGTGATAGAttaggaaggcaggagaaagcaaagcaggaaaacCTCTGGgactgaataaaaagtaaaatgaatggaCACATCTTTTACATTGATGGGTACAGGAAGTTAGCAGTTAACGTTAACATGATGACAATGACAGTGAGGGGTCTGTGGTCTCTGCCCTGGTGCAtgtctgtgccctgaggggcctgGAGAAAGGAAGTTACCCTGACATTTCTAAGGCCTGTTACCATagaagcaaaaagacaacagacgggctcaggtaaagactgacctttgtcagggaagatacGGGCCTAGGCCATGACTACCCACAGTGACTCATTTTCGTTAGGAAGTTTTAATTGCAAACCaccctgtgtggttactttggtatctgagtttgtaaggctgccacacaagcctccctgagcttgtcagggttagTAACGTGGCCCCTTCTCATCCACAGATGGAAATACTCTATCATCTGCATTGTTCAGTATGGCAGCCACGTGTGGCtgttgaacacttgaaatgtagcCTGTGCAactaagaaactgaatttttaattttgtttaatttgaattaatttgaCTTTAATTAGCCAC is a window of Phyllostomus discolor isolate MPI-MPIP mPhyDis1 chromosome 8, mPhyDis1.pri.v3, whole genome shotgun sequence DNA encoding:
- the DHRS7C gene encoding dehydrogenase/reductase SDR family member 7C, yielding MGVTAVLILPLLLLGISGLLFIYQEVSRLWSKSAVQNKVVVITDAISGLGKECARVFHTGGARLVLCGKNWERLENLYDALVSVADPSKTFTPKLVLLDLADIGCVQDVAKEVLDCYGCVDILINNASVKVKGPADKISLELDKKIMDANYFGPITLTKALLPNMISRRTGQIVLVNNIQGKLGIPFRTAYAASKHAVLGFFDCLRAEVEEYDVVVSTVSPTFIRPYRVHPSPGNWEAPIWKFFFRKLAYGVHAVDVAEEVMRTVRRKKQEVFMANPIPKAAVYVRTFFPEFFFAVVACGVKEKLHVPEEG